The Cloacibacillus sp. An23 genomic interval AATCCCGGTCATAAACCTCGGCCCCGGAATCAACGTCGATAAGCTGAAAGAAATGGGCGGACATCTCGACGGCCGTCTGACCGTCGACTTCGCGCAGCAGGGCGAGCTGGCGGCGACGGACATGGCGCGGCGCATCGGCTCCGGCAAAGTCGCGATAATACAGGGCATCCCGGGCGCGGCGCAGAGCGAGGGACGCACCGCGGGCGCGAAGAAGGTATTCGAATCTACGAAGGGGATAGAGCTCGTCAGCGTCCAGCCGGCGAACTGGGACAGCACCGCGGCCTACAACGCCGCGCGCGACATCATGCAGGCGCACCCCGACCTTAAAGGCATATTCTGCTGCAACGACGTCATGGCGCTCGCCGCCTCGCGCGCGATAGCCGACGCCGGCGCGCAGGGCAAAGTGCTTCTCTACGGCGTGGACGGCACGGAAGAGGCCAAGGCCGCGATAAAAGACGGACGTATGCACGGCACGATAACCTATCCGTCGTCGGCCTACGCGAAGGCCGCAGTCCTGATGCTGCTCAAACTCGCGCAGGGCATGGAGATGAGCGAAACGGTTTTCTGCCCGCTCGACGTCATAAACACGGAAAACGCCGCCCAGTTCGATGGATATATGTAAGGAAAAGCCCGGCTTTCTCGTCGAAACCTGCCTGCTGACCTTCGGCCTCGCCTCGGTCGGCGAGGATGAGCTTGCGGAAAAATGGAGCGCCGCGGGCCTCGGCGAAGTTCGGCTCTGCTGGGTCGCGGACGGCGAGATAAAAGTCGGGACGATGGAAGAATACATACCGTTCCGCGCCTCGAAGCCGTGCGGCAAATTCTCCTTCGATATGCTCGACGCGGCGCTTTCGGACAAACTCTCCGGCGCGCTCACCGCTTCCGGCACGATGGCCGTATGCGCGCGCTTCGGCGTGCCCTGCGCCGTCTCCGCGGGAATAGGCGGGATAGGCGACGTCAAGGGCGAGGAGCTCTGCCCCGACCTTCCGGCGCTGCGCGGCCTGCCCGTGACGCTCGTCTGCACCTCGCCGAAAGACATGCTCGACATCCCCGCGACTATCGGCTGGCTGCGGAACGAAGGCGTCCGCACGCTCGGCTGCGGAAGCGCCGCATGCACCGGCTACGTCTTTAACGGCGAGCCGGTCGCGCTCGACGGCGTATGGAACGGCGAAAAATGCGCGCCGCGCACTCTGATACTCCGTCCGATAGCGCCGGAGCTGCGGCTCAAAGACCGCGAGATCCTCGCGCGCGCAGTCGCGGAGGGCAAAGAGGCGGAACGCGCCGGAAAATATTACCATCCGACAGTCAACGCGGCGCTTGACAGAATGTCCGGCGGCTATTCGTCTGACATACAGCTCGACGCGCTGATAGACAACGCGCGCTTCGCCGCGGAACTGACCGCGTAGCCTGAACGCCGCAAAAATTTCGGAAAAATCAAACGCCGCGGACGAGCCGAAAGGCTCGTCCGTATTCCCCAAGCGTCCGCGCGGCTTCGTGCGGCGCGGGGAAATTTCCTGAAGTTTGCGCCTTTCGCCGGACCGTACCGCCGCTGTGATCTTAGGGCTATATTAGTCAAATAAATTATACTCTTTTTATTCCATGACGCCGCTCCCATACAAGGGGGCCGGCGTCGTTATTTCATTTTTTGACGAACGCAGCGAGGCTGTCCAGTAGGCGGAAGTTGTTTTTCATGTAGAAGCTCTCCGCCGGGAAGCCGCGCCCGGCAATCAGGATTACGGCATTCATGCCGATGCGTTTCGCCTCTTCCTCGCCCATCGAGAGGAACAGGCCGCCGGCGCCGCGCCGCTGAAATTCGCGCGCAGCGCAGAACCGATCTGTCACGTACTCCATGCCGCCGGGCCGCGGCTTTTTGCGCCGGGGCACAGCCCCGCGGCCCTATCCCTGCGTGTCATGCCCCGGCCGGGAAAATAACTGTCTGCTATGTAGTTTCTGAAAAATTCCTCGACTTGGGCGCGCGGCCCGTATACGTCGTTTCACGGCTCGTGAGTGAATACTTCTATGAAAAGCCCGGCGTATTCGCCGAGCCTTTCCTCCGTCACCGGCGTCAGGACGAATCCCCCGCGCGCGCTTTCTTCCGTGATTTTCATAAGCTCCGCCACTTTTCAGAGAAACGGCGCGCTTCTCCGCCGCTCTCCGTAATTTTGTTTGTGCGTATAAAATCTGACGCTATTATTTCGTTTCGCTCCGAGAGACGAAAGCGCCGCGGCGAGTACGGCGGCTGCGCCGTCTTGCTTCCTGTGTGACGCGGCGCGCGGGGCGGCGAGTTTTATTGGATTTGATTATTTTAAAGTTAATTCTATATTTATATGTTTCTTCTAACTCTTTTGCATTGCTGTTCGTCTCTAACGTATTTTTAATATTTCGGTACTAATCTGGTAGGTATGGCGGGCTTTCGGACGCCGGCCGAAAAAATAAATCAAAGGCGGGTTCGGCTGATGTTGAGAGGTTCTGGTTTTTCTTCGCGCGGGAGGATTTTCTGTATCGCCGCAGCGCTTGCCGCGGTTCTGCTGTATCTCGCGCCGCTCGGCTCTTATCCGCTGATGGAGCCGGACGAGGGGCGCTACGCGGAGATTCCGCGCGAGATGATCGAGTCGGGCGATTACGTGACGCCGCGCCTCAATTACGTGAAGTATTTTGAAAAGCCCGCCCTGCTCTACTGGGCGAACGCGGCGAATTTCAAGATTTTCGGAGAGAACGAGTTCGCGGCGCGGCTCTTCCCCGCGCTATGCGCGCTCGGAGGCGCGGCCGTGACTGCGGCCTTCGGCGCGACGCTGTACGGGCGGCGCGCGGGGCTTATCGCAGGCGCCGTGACCGCCACGTCGCTGCTGTACTTCGTAGTCGGGACGCTGAACATAACGGATATGCCGCTGACCTTCTTCCTCACGCTCGCCTTCGCGTCGTTCTACGCGGCGCACGTGCGGCGCGAGCGGCGGCTGTACGCGCTGTTCTATCTCGCCTGTGCGCTCGCGGTGCTCGCGAAGGGACTCGTCGGCGTCGTGCTGCCCGGCGCTGTGATTTTTCTTTATATATTGATCACGCGCGAGTGGAAGCTCTTCGTCGAGCCGCTCTATCTCCCCGGGATAATCCTTTTCTTTGCGGTCTGCGCGCCGTGGTTCGTCATGGTCTGCCGCGAGAACCCGGACTTTTTCCATTTCTTCTTCGTCCAGGAGCATTTTCTGCGTTACACGACGAAGATGCACGGACGCTACGAGCCTTTCTGGTACTTCCTTCCGATGGTTCCCGCGGGGCTCGTTCCGTGGGCCGCTTTCCTTCCGCCGCTTCTTTCGCGGCGCAGCGTGCTGCGCTCGCCCGAGAGCGCGGAGCAGAAACGGGCAAACATATACTTGCTGCTCTGGTGCGGCGTGATCCTGCTATTTTATTCGATGTCCGACTCGAAGCTTATTCCTTATATAGTGCCGTGCCTTCCGCCGCTCGCGCTGCTTGCCGGCGCGGACGTGGACCGCATGGCCTCGACTGGGACGTGGCACGGCGGCGCGCTTTGGTGGCTCGCGGCGGAGGCCGTGCTGCTCGGCGGCGGGCTCGTCGCCGCGGCTTTGCTCTCGGGCGAATACGTGAACTCTTCGCAGGCTCTCGCTATCGTTCTGCGCGCCGTGCCCGCGATGCTCGCGATGCCGCTCGCGGTTTGGTTCTTCGGGCGTAAGGACGGCGGCGCGGCGGTCCGCGCGCTCGCGGTATGCGCGCTCGTCTTTATATGGGGGCTTCAGGGGCTGTACGGCGTCGTCGCTCCGACGCGCACGCTGAAGGACGCGGCGCAGGCCGTGAACGTGATGTACCGCGCCGGCGACACTGTAGCGGCCTACGACGAGATACTGCAGGGGCTTTCGTTCTACACCGGGCGGCGCGTCATGTGCGTCGCGGAGCGCGGCGAACTCGAGTTCGGCGCGTCGAAGCCGGAGGCCGAAGGATGGTTCCCGACGAAGGAAGGGTTCCTTGAAATGTGGAATTCGGGAGAGAAGAATTTCATCCTCGTCGTCGAGAAGGGCGGGCGTTTCGATTCGCTCTTCCCGGACGGGAGGACGGGGGCTTCGTCTATGGTCGAAGCCGGAGATTATTTGGTTTTGGTTAAGAGGAAGGACGTGGAATAGATGAGAGATACTTTCCTGCCGTTCGCGCGGCCCAGCGTGGACGAGGATGCGATAGCCGACATAGCCGATTCCGTTCGCAGCGGCTGGCTCGCGATGGGGCCGAAGACGCTGAAGTTCGAACAAACCTTCGCGGAATACACTGGCGCGCCCTACGCGCTCGCGGTCAACTCGGCGACGGCCGGGCTGCACTGCGCGCTTATGGCGCTCGGCGTGGGGCCGGGCGACGAAGTCATAACGACGCCGATGACCTTCGCGTCGACGGCGAACACGATAATCTTCACGGGCGCGAAGCCCGTATTCGCGGACATAGACCGCAACACTCGGGACATAACGCCGGAAAGCATAGAGAACGCCGTGACGAAGCGGACGAAGGCGATAGTCCCGGTGCATTTCGCTGGGCTGCCCTGCGACATGGACGCGATTGAGGAAATCGCGGAGCGGCACGGCCTCGCGATAGTGGAGGACGCGGCGCACGCTCTAGGCGCTTCGTACAAAGGACGCAAAATCGGCGCCCCGCGCGGAAAACGGCGCGCGGCGGTCTTCAGCTTCCACCCGACGAAAAACATCACGACGGGCGAGGGCGGCATGATATGCACCGGCGACGAAGAGATGGCGGAGAAAATTTCGGCTCTGCGCCAGAACGGCATGTCGAAGGGCGCGTGGAACCGCTACGGCGAAAAGGGAGACGCAGGCTACGACATACTCATGCCTGGACTGAAATATACGATGACCGACATACAGGCCGCGATAGGCAATTCGCAGATGAAGCGCCTCGCGGAGTTCAACGCGCGCCGCGCCGGGATCGTCCGCCGCTACATGACGGAGCTCGCGGACGTGCGCGGCCTCATACTGCCGCGCCGCGCGCCGTGGGAGTACGTCCATTCGTGGCACATCTTCACGCCGCTGATAGACGTCGCAGAGCTCGGCTTCTCGCGCGCGGAGTTCATGGCGCGCATGAAGCGGCTCAACATCGGCACGGCGCTGCACTATCAGGCGCTGCACCTGTTCCCCTGCTATGAAAGGCTGACGGGCGCGAAGCGCGGCTCGCTGCCGGAGGCCGAATACGTCTCCGAGCGCATCGTTTCGCTGCCGCTCTTCCCCGCGATGACCGACGCGGACGTGAGCGACGTGATCAAGGCCGTGCGCGAGGTCTGTTCGCGGTGAGTTCTCCGGAAATCTCCGTCGTCATACCGGTCTACAACGAGGAGGAGTCCCTGCCCTATCTCTTCGGCGAGCTGTACCCTGTGATGAGCGGGCTGGGCCGCAGCTTCGAGATAATCTTCGTCAACGACGGC includes:
- a CDS encoding GNAT family N-acetyltransferase, whose protein sequence is MEYVTDRFCAAREFQRRGAGGLFLSMGEEEAKRIGMNAVILIAGRGFPAESFYMKNNFRLLDSLAAFVKK
- a CDS encoding pseudouridine-5'-phosphate glycosidase, whose protein sequence is MDICKEKPGFLVETCLLTFGLASVGEDELAEKWSAAGLGEVRLCWVADGEIKVGTMEEYIPFRASKPCGKFSFDMLDAALSDKLSGALTASGTMAVCARFGVPCAVSAGIGGIGDVKGEELCPDLPALRGLPVTLVCTSPKDMLDIPATIGWLRNEGVRTLGCGSAACTGYVFNGEPVALDGVWNGEKCAPRTLILRPIAPELRLKDREILARAVAEGKEAERAGKYYHPTVNAALDRMSGGYSSDIQLDALIDNARFAAELTA
- a CDS encoding glycosyltransferase family 39 protein, yielding MLRGSGFSSRGRIFCIAAALAAVLLYLAPLGSYPLMEPDEGRYAEIPREMIESGDYVTPRLNYVKYFEKPALLYWANAANFKIFGENEFAARLFPALCALGGAAVTAAFGATLYGRRAGLIAGAVTATSLLYFVVGTLNITDMPLTFFLTLAFASFYAAHVRRERRLYALFYLACALAVLAKGLVGVVLPGAVIFLYILITREWKLFVEPLYLPGIILFFAVCAPWFVMVCRENPDFFHFFFVQEHFLRYTTKMHGRYEPFWYFLPMVPAGLVPWAAFLPPLLSRRSVLRSPESAEQKRANIYLLLWCGVILLFYSMSDSKLIPYIVPCLPPLALLAGADVDRMASTGTWHGGALWWLAAEAVLLGGGLVAAALLSGEYVNSSQALAIVLRAVPAMLAMPLAVWFFGRKDGGAAVRALAVCALVFIWGLQGLYGVVAPTRTLKDAAQAVNVMYRAGDTVAAYDEILQGLSFYTGRRVMCVAERGELEFGASKPEAEGWFPTKEGFLEMWNSGEKNFILVVEKGGRFDSLFPDGRTGASSMVEAGDYLVLVKRKDVE
- a CDS encoding substrate-binding domain-containing protein, which gives rise to MDAMKRFTAAALALVTALGLAAGSAQAAQENARVKEIENTLMKQIGEMPKTGGGEKLGALVISLTNPYWVGMKDAYIAAAEQYGANIEVMSAPTEGDKQSQLETLQAMALKDYKAIVLSPIEPFNLLPGIIQCNKNGIPVINLGPGINVDKLKEMGGHLDGRLTVDFAQQGELAATDMARRIGSGKVAIIQGIPGAAQSEGRTAGAKKVFESTKGIELVSVQPANWDSTAAYNAARDIMQAHPDLKGIFCCNDVMALAASRAIADAGAQGKVLLYGVDGTEEAKAAIKDGRMHGTITYPSSAYAKAAVLMLLKLAQGMEMSETVFCPLDVINTENAAQFDGYM
- a CDS encoding DegT/DnrJ/EryC1/StrS family aminotransferase; amino-acid sequence: MRDTFLPFARPSVDEDAIADIADSVRSGWLAMGPKTLKFEQTFAEYTGAPYALAVNSATAGLHCALMALGVGPGDEVITTPMTFASTANTIIFTGAKPVFADIDRNTRDITPESIENAVTKRTKAIVPVHFAGLPCDMDAIEEIAERHGLAIVEDAAHALGASYKGRKIGAPRGKRRAAVFSFHPTKNITTGEGGMICTGDEEMAEKISALRQNGMSKGAWNRYGEKGDAGYDILMPGLKYTMTDIQAAIGNSQMKRLAEFNARRAGIVRRYMTELADVRGLILPRRAPWEYVHSWHIFTPLIDVAELGFSRAEFMARMKRLNIGTALHYQALHLFPCYERLTGAKRGSLPEAEYVSERIVSLPLFPAMTDADVSDVIKAVREVCSR